One genomic region from Salvia hispanica cultivar TCC Black 2014 chromosome 2, UniMelb_Shisp_WGS_1.0, whole genome shotgun sequence encodes:
- the LOC125204519 gene encoding protein CHROMATIN REMODELING 8 isoform X4: protein MEEEEEDRILLSTLGVTSANPVDIERDLIEKAREDAGDSHKVAADIEEHDTVKSNGTSSHGHGNLVNKLRAVNLELDAVRSAVEQLEDFKRDKDQLSDEDDKTEQDNAEGDTIVRQSSSSVTLQHALATDRLDSLLKTRAQLEKEISESFKSNQDDDRLIRNLVKEVPKSKRGLKEVDNISRNKNKRLKKVSVDDDDDDFEAILNATSAGFVETERDELIRKGILTPFHKLKGYERPIHEPGSSSMHVASEDPMEYNDLASSSIARAVQSISKASKARPATKMLDPEEVPKLDAPSFPFQRLQTPLKIPQSLKTESDKVKEITRTKRRPQPGKKWKRLISREEKLEEEGVEDVDDEESSFVTLEGGLKIPETIFSKLFDYQKVGVQWLWELHCQRAGGIIGDEMGLGKTIQILAFLGSLHFSGLYKPSIIICPVTLLRQWKREAKKWYPDFHVELLHDSAQETPCRKKQPRSSDSDSDSDDLSDGDYEEKSSSKSTNKWDSLINRVMRSESGLLITTYEQLRLQGDKLLDIEWGYAVLDEGHRIRNPNAEVTLVCKQLQTVHRVIMTGAPIQNKLSELWSLFDFVFPGKLGVLPVFEAEFAVPISVGGYANATPLQVSTAYRCAVVLRDLILPYLLRRMKADVDAHLTKKTEHVLFCSLTHEQRSVYRAFLASSEVEQIFDGSRNSLYGIDVMRKICNHPDLLEREHSHGNPDYGNFKRSGKMKVVAEVLNAWKDQGHRVLLFAQTTQMLDIMENFLVASGYIYRRMDGMTPVKQRMALIDEFNNTDDVFIFILTTKVGGLGTNLTGANRVIIFDPDWNPSTDMQARERAWRIGQKKDVTVYRLITRGTIEEKVYQRQIYKHFLTNKILKNPQQRRFFKARDMKDLFILNDDGDGGSTETSSIFSQISHKVNIVGASKDKQDESTPVKPSTSKTDALTIDLENEVGKNIGQDKASCSDAKADEETNFLQTLFDTHGIHSAVNHDAIMNVNDEEKMKLEEEASKVAQRASEALRQSRMLRNRENITVPTWTGKSGAAGAPSSVRRKFGSTVNSHLVTLRQSEVVSNNGASKLNRFAAGASSGEALSSGELLARLKRNQEQAVSDGLEHQLAIGTPSNGRERSAANSHSRSASNTVVLPELLIRQICSFIQRQGGSSTSATIVDHFKDRIPSKDLPLFKSLLKEIASLEKNPSGSYWVLKPEYHDQ, encoded by the exons atggaagaagaggaagaagacagGATTTTACTGAGCACTTTAGGCGTCACGTCGGCCAATCCTGTAGATATTGAGCGTGACCTCATAGAGAAG GCGAGAGAAGATGCAGGAGACTCTCATAAAGTTGCTGCAGACATTGAGGAACATGACACTGTAAAGAGCAATGGGACCTCATCTCATGGCCATGGTAACTTGGTTAACAAATTGAGGGCAGTTAACCTTGAATTAGATGCTGTTAGATCTGCTGTAGAACAGTTAGAGGACTTCAAGAGAGACAAGGATCAACTTTCGGATGAGGATGACAAGACAGAGCAGGATAATGCAGAAGGGGATACAATTGTTCGTCAGTCATCATCAAGTGTGACCCTTCAGCATGCTCTTGCCACAGATCGATTAGACAGCCTGCTAAAAACGAGGGCTCAGCTTGAGAAAGAGATCTCCGAATCTTTTAAGAGTAACCAAGATGATGACAGGTTGATAAGAAACCTTGTAAAAGAAGTGCCCAAATCTAAGCGAGGATTGAAAGAGGTTGATAATATAAGCCGTAATAAGAACAAGCGGCTTAAAAAAGTTTCAGTagatgatgacgatgatgatTTTGAAGCCATTCTGAATGCAACATCTGCGGGGTTTGTGGAGACT GAAAGGGATGAGCTAATTCGGAAAGGAATTTTAACTCCTTTTCACAAGCTTAAAGGATATGAACGTCCTATCCATGAGCCTGGATCATCCAGTATGCACGTAGCATCTGAGGATCCAATGGAATATAATGATCTTGCTTCCTCCAGCATAGCCAGGGCTGTCCAGTCAATTTCGAAGGCCTCAAAAGCACGCCCGGCAACCAAAATGCTTGATCCTGAAGAAGTACCTAAACTTGATGCACCCAGCTTCCCATTTCAAAGACTTCAGACTCCTTTGAAGATCCCTCAGTCCCTCAAAACAGAATCAGACAAGGTCAAAGAAATTACAAGAACGAAAAGAAGGCCTCAACCTGGGAAGAAGTGGAAAAGGTTGATTTCCCGTGAGGAAAAGCTCGAGGAAGAAG GTGTAGAAGATGTGGATGATGAGGAATCTTCATTTGTTACGCTTGAGGGGGGATTAAAAATCCCAGAAACAATTTTTAGCAAACTTTTTGACTATCAGAAGGTTGGTGTCCAATGGTTATGGGAACTTCATTGTCAAAGAGCAGGTGGAATAATTGGGGATGAGATGGGCCTTGGTAAAACAATACAGATCTTGGCCTTTCTCGGATCATTGCATTTCAGTGGATTGTACAAACCCAGCATTATTATTTGTCCAGTCACACTCCTACGGCAGTGGAAGCGAGAAGCTAAGAAATGGTACCCAGACTTCCATGTGGAGTTATTACATGATTCTGCACAGGAAACACCCTGTAGAAAAAAGCAACCAAGATCAAGTGACAGTGATAGTGATTCTGATGATTTGAGTGATGGTGATTATGAAGAAAAATCATCGTCAAAAAGCACTAACAAGTGGGATTCTTTGATAAATCGTGTCATGAGATCAGAGTCTGGACTACTGATAACCACGTATGAGCAACTTCGCCTGCAAGGGGATAAATTGCTTGATATTGAATGGGGATATGCAGTTTTAGATGAAGGACATCGAATTCGGAATCCAAATGCTGAGGTTACTCTTGTTTGCAAACAGTTGCAGACTGTTCATCGCGTAATAATGACTGGTGCTCCTATTCAGAACAAGCTATCTGAGTTGTGgtctttatttgattttgtgttcCCTGGGAAGTTGGGTGTCTTGCCAGTGTTTGAGGCAGAGTTTGCGGTTCCCATATCTGTTGGTGGTTATGCCAATGCAACTCCATTACAAGTATCCACTGCCTACAG ATGTGCTGTTGTCCTACGTGACTTAATCTTGCCTTATCTCCTACGCCGAATGAAGGCAGATGTAGATGCTCACCTTACAAAGAAGACTGAACATGTCCTCTTCTGCAGTCTTACTCATGAGCAGAGATCTGTGTATCGTGCTTTTCTTGCTAGCTCGGAAGTTGAACAAATTTTTGATGGAAGCAGAAACTCTTTATATGGAATTGATGTTATGCGTAAAATTTGTAACCATCCCGACCTTCTTGAGAGAGAACATTCTCATGGAAATCCAGATTATGGGAATTTCAAACGCAGTGGAAAAATGAAGGTTGTTGCTGAAGTACTTAATGCATGGAAAGATCAGGGACACCGCGTTCTTCTTTTTGCACAAACAACTCAGATGCTTGACATCATGGAGAATTTTCTTGTTGCCAGTGGCTATATTTATAGGAGAATGGATGGTATGACTCCTGTGAAACAGAGAATGGCCCTGATAGACGAGTTTAACAATACAGATGAtgtattcattttcattttaacaaCCAAGGTTGGTGGTCTGGGAACAAATTTGACTGGTGCTAACAGAGTGATAATCTTTGACCCCGACTGGAATCCCTCAACAGATATGCAG GCTAGAGAACGTGCTTGGCGTATTGGCCAAAAAAAAGATGTAACAGTCTATAGATTGATTACTCGTGGAACCATTGAAGAGAAGGTTTATCAGAGGCAGATATATAAGCATTTCCTGACAAATAAGATATTGAAGAATCCGCAGCAGAGAAGATTTTTTAAAGCCCGTGACATGAAGGATCTTTTCATATTGAATGATGATGGCGATGGTGGCTCTACTGAAACATCTAGCATTTTTAGCCAGATATCTCACAAAGTAAATATTGTTGGAGCTAGCAAAGATAAGCAGGATGAGTCGACTCCCGTGAAACCTAGCACATCCAAAACAGATGCTTTAACAATTGATTTAGAAAACGAGGTAGGTAAAAACATTGGTCAAGACAAAGCCAGTTGCAGTGATGCGAAAGCAGATGAAGAGACAAACTTTTTGCAGACTCTCTTTGATACCCACGGGATTCAT AGCGCTGTAAACCATGATGCAATTATGAATGTAAATGATGAAGAGAAGATGAAGCTTGAGGAGGAGGCCTCAAAGGTAGCCCAAAGAGCCTCGGAAGCATTGCGACAATCACGAATGCTCCGGAACCGAGAAAATATAACCGTTCCAACATGGACTGGAAAATCAGGAGCTGCTGGTGCACCATCATCAGTGAGGAGGAAATTTGGCTCCACAGTTAATTCCCACTTGGTAACTTTGAGGCAATCAGAAGTAGTTTCAAATAATGGTGCCAGCAAGTTAAATAGATTTGCTGCTGGTGCGTCTTCTGGTGAAGCCTTATCTTCCGGAGAGTTGTTAGCTAGGTTAAAAAGAAACCAAGAACAAGCTGTCAGTGATGGTCTTGAACATCAGCTAGCTATTGGTACACCTTCCAATGGAAGAGAACGGTCCGCAGCTAACAGTCATTCTAGATCAGCAAGCAACACTGTAGTACTTCCAGAACTTCTGATTCGTCAAATCTGTTCTTTCATTCAGCGACAAGGTGGGAGCTCAACTTCAGCCACAATAGTGGATCACTTCAAAGACAGGATACCTTCAAAAGATTTGCCTTTGTTCAAGAGTCTTCTCAAGGAGATAGCTTCATTGGAGAAAAACCCTAGTGGATCATATTGGGTTCTGAAGCCAGAATATCACGATCAATGA
- the LOC125204519 gene encoding protein CHROMATIN REMODELING 8 isoform X1 produces MEEEEEDRILLSTLGVTSANPVDIERDLIEKAREDAGDSHKVAADIEEHDTVKSNGTSSHGHGNLVNKLRAVNLELDAVRSAVEQLEDFKRDKDQLSDEDDKTEQDNAEGDTIVRQSSSSVTLQHALATDRLDSLLKTRAQLEKEISESFKSNQDDDRLIRNLVKEVPKSKRGLKEVDNISRNKNKRLKKVSVDDDDDDFEAILNATSAGFVETERDELIRKGILTPFHKLKGYERPIHEPGSSSMHVASEDPMEYNDLASSSIARAVQSISKASKARPATKMLDPEEVPKLDAPSFPFQRLQTPLKIPQSLKTESDKVKEITRTKRRPQPGKKWKRLISREEKLEEEGDLKTSSNRDDNLEGVEDVDDEESSFVTLEGGLKIPETIFSKLFDYQKVGVQWLWELHCQRAGGIIGDEMGLGKTIQILAFLGSLHFSGLYKPSIIICPVTLLRQWKREAKKWYPDFHVELLHDSAQETPCRKKQPRSSDSDSDSDDLSDGDYEEKSSSKSTNKWDSLINRVMRSESGLLITTYEQLRLQGDKLLDIEWGYAVLDEGHRIRNPNAEVTLVCKQLQTVHRVIMTGAPIQNKLSELWSLFDFVFPGKLGVLPVFEAEFAVPISVGGYANATPLQVSTAYRCAVVLRDLILPYLLRRMKADVDAHLTKKTEHVLFCSLTHEQRSVYRAFLASSEVEQIFDGSRNSLYGIDVMRKICNHPDLLEREHSHGNPDYGNFKRSGKMKVVAEVLNAWKDQGHRVLLFAQTTQMLDIMENFLVASGYIYRRMDGMTPVKQRMALIDEFNNTDDVFIFILTTKVGGLGTNLTGANRVIIFDPDWNPSTDMQARERAWRIGQKKDVTVYRLITRGTIEEKVYQRQIYKHFLTNKILKNPQQRRFFKARDMKDLFILNDDGDGGSTETSSIFSQISHKVNIVGASKDKQDESTPVKPSTSKTDALTIDLENEVGKNIGQDKASCSDAKADEETNFLQTLFDTHGIHSAVNHDAIMNVNDEEKMKLEEEASKVAQRASEALRQSRMLRNRENITVPTWTGKSGAAGAPSSVRRKFGSTVNSHLVTLRQSEVVSNNGASKLNRFAAGASSGEALSSGELLARLKRNQEQAVSDGLEHQLAIGTPSNGRERSAANSHSRSASNTVVLPELLIRQICSFIQRQGGSSTSATIVDHFKDRIPSKDLPLFKSLLKEIASLEKNPSGSYWVLKPEYHDQ; encoded by the exons atggaagaagaggaagaagacagGATTTTACTGAGCACTTTAGGCGTCACGTCGGCCAATCCTGTAGATATTGAGCGTGACCTCATAGAGAAG GCGAGAGAAGATGCAGGAGACTCTCATAAAGTTGCTGCAGACATTGAGGAACATGACACTGTAAAGAGCAATGGGACCTCATCTCATGGCCATGGTAACTTGGTTAACAAATTGAGGGCAGTTAACCTTGAATTAGATGCTGTTAGATCTGCTGTAGAACAGTTAGAGGACTTCAAGAGAGACAAGGATCAACTTTCGGATGAGGATGACAAGACAGAGCAGGATAATGCAGAAGGGGATACAATTGTTCGTCAGTCATCATCAAGTGTGACCCTTCAGCATGCTCTTGCCACAGATCGATTAGACAGCCTGCTAAAAACGAGGGCTCAGCTTGAGAAAGAGATCTCCGAATCTTTTAAGAGTAACCAAGATGATGACAGGTTGATAAGAAACCTTGTAAAAGAAGTGCCCAAATCTAAGCGAGGATTGAAAGAGGTTGATAATATAAGCCGTAATAAGAACAAGCGGCTTAAAAAAGTTTCAGTagatgatgacgatgatgatTTTGAAGCCATTCTGAATGCAACATCTGCGGGGTTTGTGGAGACT GAAAGGGATGAGCTAATTCGGAAAGGAATTTTAACTCCTTTTCACAAGCTTAAAGGATATGAACGTCCTATCCATGAGCCTGGATCATCCAGTATGCACGTAGCATCTGAGGATCCAATGGAATATAATGATCTTGCTTCCTCCAGCATAGCCAGGGCTGTCCAGTCAATTTCGAAGGCCTCAAAAGCACGCCCGGCAACCAAAATGCTTGATCCTGAAGAAGTACCTAAACTTGATGCACCCAGCTTCCCATTTCAAAGACTTCAGACTCCTTTGAAGATCCCTCAGTCCCTCAAAACAGAATCAGACAAGGTCAAAGAAATTACAAGAACGAAAAGAAGGCCTCAACCTGGGAAGAAGTGGAAAAGGTTGATTTCCCGTGAGGAAAAGCTCGAGGAAGAAGGTG atttgaagacttcCAGTAACAGAGATGATAACCTTGAAGGTGTAGAAGATGTGGATGATGAGGAATCTTCATTTGTTACGCTTGAGGGGGGATTAAAAATCCCAGAAACAATTTTTAGCAAACTTTTTGACTATCAGAAGGTTGGTGTCCAATGGTTATGGGAACTTCATTGTCAAAGAGCAGGTGGAATAATTGGGGATGAGATGGGCCTTGGTAAAACAATACAGATCTTGGCCTTTCTCGGATCATTGCATTTCAGTGGATTGTACAAACCCAGCATTATTATTTGTCCAGTCACACTCCTACGGCAGTGGAAGCGAGAAGCTAAGAAATGGTACCCAGACTTCCATGTGGAGTTATTACATGATTCTGCACAGGAAACACCCTGTAGAAAAAAGCAACCAAGATCAAGTGACAGTGATAGTGATTCTGATGATTTGAGTGATGGTGATTATGAAGAAAAATCATCGTCAAAAAGCACTAACAAGTGGGATTCTTTGATAAATCGTGTCATGAGATCAGAGTCTGGACTACTGATAACCACGTATGAGCAACTTCGCCTGCAAGGGGATAAATTGCTTGATATTGAATGGGGATATGCAGTTTTAGATGAAGGACATCGAATTCGGAATCCAAATGCTGAGGTTACTCTTGTTTGCAAACAGTTGCAGACTGTTCATCGCGTAATAATGACTGGTGCTCCTATTCAGAACAAGCTATCTGAGTTGTGgtctttatttgattttgtgttcCCTGGGAAGTTGGGTGTCTTGCCAGTGTTTGAGGCAGAGTTTGCGGTTCCCATATCTGTTGGTGGTTATGCCAATGCAACTCCATTACAAGTATCCACTGCCTACAG ATGTGCTGTTGTCCTACGTGACTTAATCTTGCCTTATCTCCTACGCCGAATGAAGGCAGATGTAGATGCTCACCTTACAAAGAAGACTGAACATGTCCTCTTCTGCAGTCTTACTCATGAGCAGAGATCTGTGTATCGTGCTTTTCTTGCTAGCTCGGAAGTTGAACAAATTTTTGATGGAAGCAGAAACTCTTTATATGGAATTGATGTTATGCGTAAAATTTGTAACCATCCCGACCTTCTTGAGAGAGAACATTCTCATGGAAATCCAGATTATGGGAATTTCAAACGCAGTGGAAAAATGAAGGTTGTTGCTGAAGTACTTAATGCATGGAAAGATCAGGGACACCGCGTTCTTCTTTTTGCACAAACAACTCAGATGCTTGACATCATGGAGAATTTTCTTGTTGCCAGTGGCTATATTTATAGGAGAATGGATGGTATGACTCCTGTGAAACAGAGAATGGCCCTGATAGACGAGTTTAACAATACAGATGAtgtattcattttcattttaacaaCCAAGGTTGGTGGTCTGGGAACAAATTTGACTGGTGCTAACAGAGTGATAATCTTTGACCCCGACTGGAATCCCTCAACAGATATGCAG GCTAGAGAACGTGCTTGGCGTATTGGCCAAAAAAAAGATGTAACAGTCTATAGATTGATTACTCGTGGAACCATTGAAGAGAAGGTTTATCAGAGGCAGATATATAAGCATTTCCTGACAAATAAGATATTGAAGAATCCGCAGCAGAGAAGATTTTTTAAAGCCCGTGACATGAAGGATCTTTTCATATTGAATGATGATGGCGATGGTGGCTCTACTGAAACATCTAGCATTTTTAGCCAGATATCTCACAAAGTAAATATTGTTGGAGCTAGCAAAGATAAGCAGGATGAGTCGACTCCCGTGAAACCTAGCACATCCAAAACAGATGCTTTAACAATTGATTTAGAAAACGAGGTAGGTAAAAACATTGGTCAAGACAAAGCCAGTTGCAGTGATGCGAAAGCAGATGAAGAGACAAACTTTTTGCAGACTCTCTTTGATACCCACGGGATTCAT AGCGCTGTAAACCATGATGCAATTATGAATGTAAATGATGAAGAGAAGATGAAGCTTGAGGAGGAGGCCTCAAAGGTAGCCCAAAGAGCCTCGGAAGCATTGCGACAATCACGAATGCTCCGGAACCGAGAAAATATAACCGTTCCAACATGGACTGGAAAATCAGGAGCTGCTGGTGCACCATCATCAGTGAGGAGGAAATTTGGCTCCACAGTTAATTCCCACTTGGTAACTTTGAGGCAATCAGAAGTAGTTTCAAATAATGGTGCCAGCAAGTTAAATAGATTTGCTGCTGGTGCGTCTTCTGGTGAAGCCTTATCTTCCGGAGAGTTGTTAGCTAGGTTAAAAAGAAACCAAGAACAAGCTGTCAGTGATGGTCTTGAACATCAGCTAGCTATTGGTACACCTTCCAATGGAAGAGAACGGTCCGCAGCTAACAGTCATTCTAGATCAGCAAGCAACACTGTAGTACTTCCAGAACTTCTGATTCGTCAAATCTGTTCTTTCATTCAGCGACAAGGTGGGAGCTCAACTTCAGCCACAATAGTGGATCACTTCAAAGACAGGATACCTTCAAAAGATTTGCCTTTGTTCAAGAGTCTTCTCAAGGAGATAGCTTCATTGGAGAAAAACCCTAGTGGATCATATTGGGTTCTGAAGCCAGAATATCACGATCAATGA
- the LOC125204519 gene encoding protein CHROMATIN REMODELING 8 isoform X3 has translation MEEEEEDRILLSTLGVTSANPVDIERDLIEKAREDAGDSHKVAADIEEHDTVKSNGTSSHGHGNLVNKLRAVNLELDAVRSAVEQLEDFKRDKDQLSDEDDKTEQDNAEGDTIVRQSSSSVTLQHALATDRLDSLLKTRAQLEKEISESFKSNQDDDRLIRNLVKEVPKSKRGLKEVDNISRNKNKRLKKVSVDDDDDDFEAILNATSAGFVETERDELIRKGILTPFHKLKGYERPIHEPGSSSMHVASEDPMEYNDLASSSIARAVQSISKASKARPATKMLDPEEVPKLDAPSFPFQRLQTPLKIPQSLKTESDKVKEITRTKRRPQPGKKWKRLISREEKLEEEGGVEDVDDEESSFVTLEGGLKIPETIFSKLFDYQKVGVQWLWELHCQRAGGIIGDEMGLGKTIQILAFLGSLHFSGLYKPSIIICPVTLLRQWKREAKKWYPDFHVELLHDSAQETPCRKKQPRSSDSDSDSDDLSDGDYEEKSSSKSTNKWDSLINRVMRSESGLLITTYEQLRLQGDKLLDIEWGYAVLDEGHRIRNPNAEVTLVCKQLQTVHRVIMTGAPIQNKLSELWSLFDFVFPGKLGVLPVFEAEFAVPISVGGYANATPLQVSTAYRCAVVLRDLILPYLLRRMKADVDAHLTKKTEHVLFCSLTHEQRSVYRAFLASSEVEQIFDGSRNSLYGIDVMRKICNHPDLLEREHSHGNPDYGNFKRSGKMKVVAEVLNAWKDQGHRVLLFAQTTQMLDIMENFLVASGYIYRRMDGMTPVKQRMALIDEFNNTDDVFIFILTTKVGGLGTNLTGANRVIIFDPDWNPSTDMQARERAWRIGQKKDVTVYRLITRGTIEEKVYQRQIYKHFLTNKILKNPQQRRFFKARDMKDLFILNDDGDGGSTETSSIFSQISHKVNIVGASKDKQDESTPVKPSTSKTDALTIDLENEVGKNIGQDKASCSDAKADEETNFLQTLFDTHGIHSAVNHDAIMNVNDEEKMKLEEEASKVAQRASEALRQSRMLRNRENITVPTWTGKSGAAGAPSSVRRKFGSTVNSHLVTLRQSEVVSNNGASKLNRFAAGASSGEALSSGELLARLKRNQEQAVSDGLEHQLAIGTPSNGRERSAANSHSRSASNTVVLPELLIRQICSFIQRQGGSSTSATIVDHFKDRIPSKDLPLFKSLLKEIASLEKNPSGSYWVLKPEYHDQ, from the exons atggaagaagaggaagaagacagGATTTTACTGAGCACTTTAGGCGTCACGTCGGCCAATCCTGTAGATATTGAGCGTGACCTCATAGAGAAG GCGAGAGAAGATGCAGGAGACTCTCATAAAGTTGCTGCAGACATTGAGGAACATGACACTGTAAAGAGCAATGGGACCTCATCTCATGGCCATGGTAACTTGGTTAACAAATTGAGGGCAGTTAACCTTGAATTAGATGCTGTTAGATCTGCTGTAGAACAGTTAGAGGACTTCAAGAGAGACAAGGATCAACTTTCGGATGAGGATGACAAGACAGAGCAGGATAATGCAGAAGGGGATACAATTGTTCGTCAGTCATCATCAAGTGTGACCCTTCAGCATGCTCTTGCCACAGATCGATTAGACAGCCTGCTAAAAACGAGGGCTCAGCTTGAGAAAGAGATCTCCGAATCTTTTAAGAGTAACCAAGATGATGACAGGTTGATAAGAAACCTTGTAAAAGAAGTGCCCAAATCTAAGCGAGGATTGAAAGAGGTTGATAATATAAGCCGTAATAAGAACAAGCGGCTTAAAAAAGTTTCAGTagatgatgacgatgatgatTTTGAAGCCATTCTGAATGCAACATCTGCGGGGTTTGTGGAGACT GAAAGGGATGAGCTAATTCGGAAAGGAATTTTAACTCCTTTTCACAAGCTTAAAGGATATGAACGTCCTATCCATGAGCCTGGATCATCCAGTATGCACGTAGCATCTGAGGATCCAATGGAATATAATGATCTTGCTTCCTCCAGCATAGCCAGGGCTGTCCAGTCAATTTCGAAGGCCTCAAAAGCACGCCCGGCAACCAAAATGCTTGATCCTGAAGAAGTACCTAAACTTGATGCACCCAGCTTCCCATTTCAAAGACTTCAGACTCCTTTGAAGATCCCTCAGTCCCTCAAAACAGAATCAGACAAGGTCAAAGAAATTACAAGAACGAAAAGAAGGCCTCAACCTGGGAAGAAGTGGAAAAGGTTGATTTCCCGTGAGGAAAAGCTCGAGGAAGAAGGTG GTGTAGAAGATGTGGATGATGAGGAATCTTCATTTGTTACGCTTGAGGGGGGATTAAAAATCCCAGAAACAATTTTTAGCAAACTTTTTGACTATCAGAAGGTTGGTGTCCAATGGTTATGGGAACTTCATTGTCAAAGAGCAGGTGGAATAATTGGGGATGAGATGGGCCTTGGTAAAACAATACAGATCTTGGCCTTTCTCGGATCATTGCATTTCAGTGGATTGTACAAACCCAGCATTATTATTTGTCCAGTCACACTCCTACGGCAGTGGAAGCGAGAAGCTAAGAAATGGTACCCAGACTTCCATGTGGAGTTATTACATGATTCTGCACAGGAAACACCCTGTAGAAAAAAGCAACCAAGATCAAGTGACAGTGATAGTGATTCTGATGATTTGAGTGATGGTGATTATGAAGAAAAATCATCGTCAAAAAGCACTAACAAGTGGGATTCTTTGATAAATCGTGTCATGAGATCAGAGTCTGGACTACTGATAACCACGTATGAGCAACTTCGCCTGCAAGGGGATAAATTGCTTGATATTGAATGGGGATATGCAGTTTTAGATGAAGGACATCGAATTCGGAATCCAAATGCTGAGGTTACTCTTGTTTGCAAACAGTTGCAGACTGTTCATCGCGTAATAATGACTGGTGCTCCTATTCAGAACAAGCTATCTGAGTTGTGgtctttatttgattttgtgttcCCTGGGAAGTTGGGTGTCTTGCCAGTGTTTGAGGCAGAGTTTGCGGTTCCCATATCTGTTGGTGGTTATGCCAATGCAACTCCATTACAAGTATCCACTGCCTACAG ATGTGCTGTTGTCCTACGTGACTTAATCTTGCCTTATCTCCTACGCCGAATGAAGGCAGATGTAGATGCTCACCTTACAAAGAAGACTGAACATGTCCTCTTCTGCAGTCTTACTCATGAGCAGAGATCTGTGTATCGTGCTTTTCTTGCTAGCTCGGAAGTTGAACAAATTTTTGATGGAAGCAGAAACTCTTTATATGGAATTGATGTTATGCGTAAAATTTGTAACCATCCCGACCTTCTTGAGAGAGAACATTCTCATGGAAATCCAGATTATGGGAATTTCAAACGCAGTGGAAAAATGAAGGTTGTTGCTGAAGTACTTAATGCATGGAAAGATCAGGGACACCGCGTTCTTCTTTTTGCACAAACAACTCAGATGCTTGACATCATGGAGAATTTTCTTGTTGCCAGTGGCTATATTTATAGGAGAATGGATGGTATGACTCCTGTGAAACAGAGAATGGCCCTGATAGACGAGTTTAACAATACAGATGAtgtattcattttcattttaacaaCCAAGGTTGGTGGTCTGGGAACAAATTTGACTGGTGCTAACAGAGTGATAATCTTTGACCCCGACTGGAATCCCTCAACAGATATGCAG GCTAGAGAACGTGCTTGGCGTATTGGCCAAAAAAAAGATGTAACAGTCTATAGATTGATTACTCGTGGAACCATTGAAGAGAAGGTTTATCAGAGGCAGATATATAAGCATTTCCTGACAAATAAGATATTGAAGAATCCGCAGCAGAGAAGATTTTTTAAAGCCCGTGACATGAAGGATCTTTTCATATTGAATGATGATGGCGATGGTGGCTCTACTGAAACATCTAGCATTTTTAGCCAGATATCTCACAAAGTAAATATTGTTGGAGCTAGCAAAGATAAGCAGGATGAGTCGACTCCCGTGAAACCTAGCACATCCAAAACAGATGCTTTAACAATTGATTTAGAAAACGAGGTAGGTAAAAACATTGGTCAAGACAAAGCCAGTTGCAGTGATGCGAAAGCAGATGAAGAGACAAACTTTTTGCAGACTCTCTTTGATACCCACGGGATTCAT AGCGCTGTAAACCATGATGCAATTATGAATGTAAATGATGAAGAGAAGATGAAGCTTGAGGAGGAGGCCTCAAAGGTAGCCCAAAGAGCCTCGGAAGCATTGCGACAATCACGAATGCTCCGGAACCGAGAAAATATAACCGTTCCAACATGGACTGGAAAATCAGGAGCTGCTGGTGCACCATCATCAGTGAGGAGGAAATTTGGCTCCACAGTTAATTCCCACTTGGTAACTTTGAGGCAATCAGAAGTAGTTTCAAATAATGGTGCCAGCAAGTTAAATAGATTTGCTGCTGGTGCGTCTTCTGGTGAAGCCTTATCTTCCGGAGAGTTGTTAGCTAGGTTAAAAAGAAACCAAGAACAAGCTGTCAGTGATGGTCTTGAACATCAGCTAGCTATTGGTACACCTTCCAATGGAAGAGAACGGTCCGCAGCTAACAGTCATTCTAGATCAGCAAGCAACACTGTAGTACTTCCAGAACTTCTGATTCGTCAAATCTGTTCTTTCATTCAGCGACAAGGTGGGAGCTCAACTTCAGCCACAATAGTGGATCACTTCAAAGACAGGATACCTTCAAAAGATTTGCCTTTGTTCAAGAGTCTTCTCAAGGAGATAGCTTCATTGGAGAAAAACCCTAGTGGATCATATTGGGTTCTGAAGCCAGAATATCACGATCAATGA